A portion of the Schistocerca americana isolate TAMUIC-IGC-003095 chromosome 10, iqSchAmer2.1, whole genome shotgun sequence genome contains these proteins:
- the LOC124552293 gene encoding homeobox protein abdominal-A homolog has product MSSKFLLDSMLPKYHHQLYQHQQHHQHLLAPPGASTLFSPSPDYSGAVASNNSPSSGGSSSPPPPPTASAVSSAAAAAAGRMYPYVSAAAVHHHHHQAFAGGGMVPPGAFTSPSAALAAAAAVDAVAAAAAEKSCRYTAGSGGGTGDNGAGAVAAASSPSGAVVSASAAAATASASMAAAAQFYHQAAAAAAGAGADPLGTSCSQPGAAAAAATQPLPDIPRYPWMSITDWMSPFDRVVCGEYKILITFTISFS; this is encoded by the exons ATGAGCTCCAAGTTCCTGCTCGACAGCATGCTGCCCAAGTACCACCACCAGCTGTACCAGCACCAGCAGCACCACCAGCACCTGCTGGCGCCGCCGGGCGCGTCCACGCTCTTCTCGCCGTCGCCCGACTACTCGGGAGCCGTCGCCAGCAACAACTCTCCCAGCTCCGGCGgctcgtcgtcgccgccgccgcccccgacgGCGTCGGCCGTGTCGtccgcggcggcggccgcggcgggcCGCATGTACCCGTACGTGAGCGCGGCCGCCgtgcaccaccatcaccaccaggcGTTCGCCGGGGGCGGCATGGTGCCGCCCGGCGCCTTCACGTCGCCGTCGGccgcgctggcggcggcggcggccgtagACGCGGTGGCGGCCGCCGCCGCCGAGAAGAGCTGCCGCTACACCGCCGGCTCCGGGGGCGGcaccggcg ACAACGGCGCCGGGGCCGTGGCGGCCGCCTCCAGCCCCTCGGGGGCGGTCGTGTCGGCGTCGGCCGCGGCGGCCACGGCGTCCGCCTCCATGGCGGCGGCGGCGCAGTTCTAccaccaggcggcggcggcggctgcgggggcgggCGCCGACCCGCTGGGCACGTCCTGCTCGcagccgggggcggcggcggcggcggccacgcAGCCCCTGCCGGACATCCCGCGCTACCCCTGGATGTCCATAACTG